A region from the Nocardioides exalbidus genome encodes:
- a CDS encoding ATP-binding protein: MERGRLRVYLGAAPGVGKTYAMLDEGHRRLERGTDVVVGYVETHGRAKTEQAVGGLEVVPRRTLEHGGTRLEEMDLEAVLERSPEVVLVDELAHTNVPGSAHTKRWQDVEILRDAGIEVVTTINIQHLESLNDVTEQVTGVRQRETVPDHVVRSADQIELVDMSPQSLRRRMAHGNVYAADKIDAALSRYFREGNLTALRELALLWLADRVDEGLERYRDQHEIDSTWATRERIVVPVSGGPESSTLMRRAARIASRRSGGEWQALYVTRQDGLRGIAPDGLAALGTKAEELGGSFHTVVGDDPAEAILAFARAENATQVVIGASRRGRVSTVLRPGVGERVVAGSGDIDVHIVSHDHARQSSMRPPADNLGVRRRAVGFAVGVVVPVGLSALLYATQDLHGLPIEAMSLMMVVVATALIGGLVPAVLSALVSALLLNYLFTPPLYTLTIAEPENVVTIAIFVAVGIAVATVVDNAARRTAEARAARAEADALTVLAHSLLTASDDLPGLLSSACRLFNADGAAVLRRPPSSVAGEQVEVVASCGKPPTSVDRADMSAAIDDQSTLVLAGATLPATQRGLLNAYAAYAKVMDDRRLATLAEVERLRLTEVDRTRTALLQAVSHDLRNPLAAVKVSVDSLRSTDVAWSDEDRDGLLETIEESTDRLIALVGNLLDMSRISTGSVSVVLREVGLADAVRTSLAPLDGGSRIEVDVDAGLLVMADAGLLDRVLANICENALKYTPAAADVRVDAAADGQRVVVRIADSGPGVADQDRDRLFAPFQRFGDVPEKDGVGLGLAVARGLTEAMGGTIATEETPGGGLTFVLELEGAP, encoded by the coding sequence GTGGAGAGAGGACGGCTGCGCGTCTACCTGGGCGCGGCGCCCGGGGTGGGCAAGACCTACGCCATGCTCGACGAGGGCCACCGCCGGCTCGAGCGCGGCACCGACGTCGTCGTCGGGTACGTCGAGACGCACGGCCGCGCGAAGACCGAGCAGGCCGTCGGGGGCCTCGAGGTCGTGCCGCGCCGCACGCTCGAGCACGGCGGGACGCGCCTCGAGGAGATGGACCTCGAGGCGGTCCTCGAGCGCAGTCCCGAGGTGGTGCTGGTCGACGAGCTCGCCCACACCAACGTGCCGGGCAGCGCGCACACCAAGCGGTGGCAGGACGTCGAGATCCTGCGCGACGCCGGCATCGAGGTCGTCACCACCATCAACATCCAGCACCTCGAGTCGCTCAACGACGTGACCGAGCAGGTGACCGGTGTCCGGCAGCGCGAGACCGTGCCCGACCACGTGGTGCGCTCGGCCGACCAGATCGAGCTGGTCGACATGAGCCCGCAGTCGCTGCGGCGCCGGATGGCGCACGGCAACGTCTACGCCGCCGACAAGATCGACGCGGCGCTGTCGCGCTACTTCCGCGAGGGCAACCTCACCGCGCTGCGCGAGCTCGCGCTGCTCTGGCTGGCCGACCGGGTCGACGAAGGCCTCGAGCGCTACCGCGACCAGCACGAGATCGACTCCACCTGGGCGACGCGCGAGCGGATCGTCGTACCGGTCAGCGGCGGTCCGGAGTCGTCGACGCTCATGCGGCGGGCGGCGCGGATCGCGAGCCGGCGCTCGGGCGGGGAGTGGCAGGCGTTGTACGTCACCCGGCAGGACGGGCTGCGCGGGATCGCGCCCGACGGGCTGGCCGCGCTCGGCACCAAGGCCGAGGAGCTCGGCGGCAGCTTCCACACCGTCGTGGGCGACGACCCGGCGGAGGCGATCCTCGCCTTCGCGCGAGCGGAGAACGCGACCCAGGTCGTCATCGGGGCGAGCCGGCGCGGGCGGGTCTCGACGGTGCTGCGGCCCGGGGTCGGCGAGCGGGTGGTCGCGGGCTCGGGCGACATCGACGTCCACATCGTGTCGCACGACCACGCCCGTCAGTCGTCGATGCGACCTCCGGCCGACAACCTCGGGGTCCGTCGCCGGGCCGTCGGCTTCGCCGTCGGGGTCGTCGTGCCGGTCGGGCTCAGTGCCCTGCTCTACGCCACCCAGGACCTGCACGGCCTGCCCATCGAGGCGATGTCGCTGATGATGGTCGTCGTCGCGACCGCGTTGATCGGCGGGCTCGTGCCGGCGGTGCTGTCGGCGCTGGTGAGCGCGCTGCTGCTGAACTACCTCTTCACCCCGCCGCTCTACACGCTCACGATCGCCGAGCCGGAGAACGTCGTCACGATCGCGATCTTCGTGGCCGTCGGCATCGCCGTCGCCACCGTCGTCGACAACGCCGCCCGCCGGACCGCGGAGGCCCGGGCCGCCCGGGCCGAGGCCGACGCGCTCACGGTGCTCGCGCACTCGCTGCTCACCGCCAGCGACGACCTCCCCGGGCTGCTCTCGTCGGCGTGCCGGCTCTTCAACGCCGACGGGGCCGCGGTGCTGCGGCGCCCGCCCTCCTCCGTGGCCGGCGAGCAGGTCGAGGTCGTCGCGAGCTGCGGCAAACCGCCGACATCGGTCGACAGGGCCGACATGTCCGCCGCGATCGACGACCAGTCGACGCTCGTGCTGGCCGGCGCCACCCTGCCGGCGACCCAGCGCGGCCTGCTCAACGCGTACGCCGCCTACGCCAAGGTGATGGACGACCGGCGGCTCGCGACGCTCGCCGAGGTCGAGCGGCTCCGGCTGACCGAGGTCGACCGTACCCGCACCGCGCTCCTCCAGGCGGTCTCCCACGACCTGCGCAACCCGCTCGCCGCGGTGAAGGTGTCGGTCGACAGCCTGCGCAGCACCGACGTGGCGTGGTCCGACGAGGACCGCGACGGGCTGCTGGAGACCATCGAGGAGTCCACCGACCGGCTCATCGCCCTGGTGGGCAACCTGCTCGACATGAGCCGGATCAGCACCGGCTCCGTCAGCGTGGTGCTGCGCGAGGTCGGGCTCGCGGACGCCGTCCGCACCAGCCTCGCGCCGCTCGACGGCGGCTCGCGCATCGAGGTCGACGTCGACGCCGGGCTGCTCGTCATGGCCGACGCGGGCCTGCTCGACCGGGTGCTCGCCAACATCTGCGAGAACGCCCTCAAGTACACGCCCGCCGCCGCCGACGTCCGCGTCGACGCGGCCGCCGACGGCCAGCGGGTCGTCGTACGCATCGCGGACTCGGGCCCCGGTGTCGCCGACCAGGACCGCGACCGGCTGTTCGCGCCCTTCCAGCGGTTCGGCGACGTGCCGGAGAAGGACGGCGTCGGGCTCGGGCTCGCCGTGGCGAGGGGCCTGACCGAGGCGATGGGTGGCACGATCGCGACCGAGGAGACGCCCGGCGGCGGGCTGACGTTCGTGCTCGAGCTGGAGGGTGCACCGTGA
- the kdpC gene encoding potassium-transporting ATPase subunit KdpC, whose translation MNRNPIAMLADLLRQSLAALRLLLVMTVLLGVGYPVAVWAAAQPFGDRASGQPVSLDGRVVGSRLIGQQFDGDEWFHSRPSPNDYDTLASAPSNLGPSNPDLVAAIADRRAEIAAREGVAPGDVPPDALTASGSGLDPHISPAYAELQVARVAAANGLSEDDVQAMVDDATEGRGLGFLGEPGVNVLELNLAIAGAASGPGGD comes from the coding sequence GTGAACAGGAACCCGATCGCCATGCTCGCCGACCTCCTCCGCCAGTCCCTCGCCGCGCTCCGCCTGCTCCTCGTGATGACCGTCCTGCTCGGCGTCGGCTACCCCGTCGCCGTGTGGGCCGCCGCCCAGCCGTTCGGTGACCGGGCCTCCGGCCAGCCCGTCAGCCTCGACGGCCGCGTCGTCGGCTCCCGGCTGATCGGCCAGCAGTTCGACGGCGACGAGTGGTTCCACTCGCGGCCCTCCCCGAACGACTACGACACCCTCGCCTCGGCCCCGAGCAACCTCGGCCCCAGCAACCCCGACCTCGTCGCGGCCATCGCCGATCGCCGGGCGGAGATCGCTGCGCGCGAGGGCGTGGCGCCGGGCGACGTACCTCCCGACGCGCTCACCGCCTCGGGATCCGGCCTCGACCCGCACATCTCGCCGGCCTACGCCGAGCTCCAGGTCGCCCGGGTCGCCGCGGCCAACGGCCTGTCGGAGGACGACGTGCAGGCGATGGTCGACGACGCCACCGAGGGTCGCGGGCTCGGCTTCCTCGGCGAGCCGGGCGTCAACGTGCTCGAGCTCAACCTCGCGATCGCCGGTGCTGCTTCCGGTCCAGGTGGAGACTGA
- the kdpB gene encoding potassium-transporting ATPase subunit KdpB has product MNALLTQAGTQLPQAVRKLDPRHMWRSPVMFLVLLGSVVTTVAAVGDPSIFTVSIAAWLWLTVLFGNLAEAVAEGRGKAQAASLRATRTDTVARRLADDGTETEVAATQLRVGDHVVVEAGEIVPGDGDIVEGIASVDESAITGESAPVIREAGGDRSAVTGGTRVLSDRIVVRITAAAGETFLDKMIALVEGTSRRKTPNEVALSILLASLTLVFLAAVATLAPMATYAGAPQDLVVLVALLVCLIPTTIGALLSAIGIAGMDRLVRVNVLAMSGRAVEAAGDVSTLLLDKTGTITYGNRQASRFVAAPGVGDDELRDTARLSSLADQTPEGRSVVELALTQGADDRLLPGDACFVEFTAQTRMSGVDLGDGTQVRKGAGSAIAAWLGVEQPSEVHGIVEQISREGGTPLVIGRKDAAGHGAVLGVIHLKDVVKEGMAERFAELRSMGIRTVMITGDNALTAQAIAAEAGVDDFLAEATPEDKMAYIQREQSGGRLVAMTGDGTNDAPALAAADVGVAMNSGTAAAKEAGNMVDLDSDPTKLIDIVEIGKQLLITRGALTTFSIANDVAKYFAIIPAMFVTAYPSLDRLNVMGLSSPQSAILSAVVFNALVIVALIPLALRGVRFRAASATSVLRRNILVFGLGGIVVPFVGIKLIDLLVSTLPGM; this is encoded by the coding sequence ATGAACGCCCTCCTGACGCAGGCCGGGACCCAGCTCCCGCAAGCCGTCCGCAAGCTCGACCCGCGCCACATGTGGCGCTCGCCCGTGATGTTCCTGGTGCTGCTCGGCTCGGTGGTCACCACGGTCGCCGCTGTCGGCGACCCGAGCATCTTCACCGTCTCGATCGCCGCCTGGCTCTGGCTGACCGTGCTCTTCGGCAACCTCGCCGAGGCGGTCGCGGAGGGCCGTGGCAAGGCACAGGCCGCCTCGCTGCGCGCCACCCGCACCGACACCGTCGCCCGGCGCCTGGCCGACGACGGCACCGAGACCGAGGTCGCGGCGACCCAGCTGAGGGTCGGCGACCACGTGGTGGTCGAGGCCGGCGAGATCGTGCCCGGCGACGGTGACATCGTCGAGGGCATCGCCTCGGTCGACGAGTCGGCCATCACCGGCGAGTCCGCCCCGGTCATCCGGGAGGCCGGCGGCGACCGGTCGGCGGTGACGGGTGGGACGCGCGTGCTGTCCGACCGGATCGTCGTCCGCATCACCGCGGCGGCCGGCGAGACGTTCCTCGACAAGATGATCGCCTTGGTCGAGGGCACCTCGCGCCGCAAGACGCCCAACGAGGTCGCGCTCTCGATCCTGCTCGCCAGCCTGACGCTCGTCTTCCTGGCGGCGGTCGCGACGCTCGCGCCGATGGCGACGTACGCCGGTGCGCCGCAGGACCTCGTCGTCCTGGTCGCGCTGCTGGTCTGCCTCATCCCCACCACGATCGGGGCGCTGCTCTCGGCGATCGGCATCGCCGGCATGGACCGGCTGGTGCGGGTCAACGTGCTCGCCATGTCGGGCCGCGCGGTCGAGGCCGCGGGTGACGTCAGCACGCTGCTGCTCGACAAGACGGGGACCATCACCTACGGCAACCGGCAGGCCAGCCGCTTCGTCGCGGCCCCCGGCGTCGGCGACGACGAGCTCCGCGACACCGCGCGGCTCTCCAGCCTCGCCGACCAGACCCCCGAGGGGAGGTCGGTCGTCGAGCTCGCCCTCACGCAGGGCGCCGACGACCGCCTCCTCCCGGGCGACGCCTGCTTCGTCGAGTTCACCGCGCAGACCCGGATGTCGGGCGTCGACCTCGGCGACGGGACCCAGGTCCGCAAGGGCGCCGGCTCCGCCATCGCCGCGTGGCTCGGGGTGGAGCAGCCGTCGGAGGTGCACGGGATCGTCGAGCAGATCTCCCGCGAGGGAGGTACGCCGCTGGTGATCGGCCGCAAGGACGCGGCCGGCCACGGTGCCGTGCTCGGCGTGATCCACCTCAAGGACGTCGTCAAGGAGGGGATGGCCGAGCGCTTCGCCGAGCTGCGGTCGATGGGCATCCGGACGGTGATGATCACCGGCGACAACGCCCTCACCGCCCAGGCGATCGCCGCGGAGGCGGGGGTCGACGACTTCCTCGCCGAGGCCACGCCAGAGGACAAGATGGCCTACATCCAGCGCGAGCAGTCGGGCGGGCGGCTGGTCGCGATGACCGGCGACGGCACGAACGACGCCCCTGCGCTGGCCGCGGCCGACGTCGGTGTCGCGATGAACAGCGGCACCGCCGCCGCCAAGGAGGCCGGCAACATGGTCGACCTCGACTCCGACCCGACGAAGCTCATCGACATCGTCGAGATCGGCAAGCAGCTGCTCATCACGCGCGGTGCGCTGACGACGTTCTCGATCGCCAACGACGTCGCGAAGTACTTCGCGATCATCCCGGCGATGTTCGTGACGGCCTATCCCTCACTCGACCGGCTCAACGTGATGGGCCTGTCGTCGCCCCAGTCCGCGATCCTCTCGGCGGTCGTCTTCAACGCCCTCGTGATCGTGGCCCTGATCCCCCTCGCCCTGCGCGGCGTGCGCTTCCGCGCCGCGTCGGCGACCTCGGTGCTGCGCCGCAACATCCTGGTCTTCGGCCTCGGCGGCATCGTCGTGCCGTTCGTCGGGATCAAGCTCATCGACCTGCTCGTCTCGACCCTCCCCGGAATGTGA
- the kdpA gene encoding potassium-transporting ATPase subunit KdpA: MSDTTSGLLTIAVLVALLAAAYAPLGDYMARVFTSTRHLRVERVVYRLTGVDPGAEQGARSYATSAVGFSLVSVVVLMAILLGQAALPMSRDLPGMPWWMSFNTAISFVTNTNWQSYAGESTLGFTAQMAGLAVQNFLSAAVGIAIAVALIRGFVRQRSGTLGNFWVDLTRATVRILLPLSFVAAILLLAGGVVQSFTDTTVTTLAGHSQVLTGGPVASQEAIKELGNNGGGFFNANSAHPFENPTALTNFLEVFLILVLPVALTRTLGTMLGNRRQGRAVLAVMGLLWTVSLVVTTWAEAGAHSVAGQAAGAAMEGKETRFGEWATALFAVATTGTSTGAVNASHDSLTPAGGGTVLVNMMLGEIVPGGVGAGIYGILVMAILTVFVAGLMVGRTPELLGKKISARQMTYVALYTLTTPALVLVGTGAAIARGSTGDAMGNPGGHGFSEVLYAYTSAANNNGSAFGGITVTSDFFQVTLGLAMLLGRLLPIVLVLLLAGSLAEQGKVPATAGTLPTHTPLFVGMLVGVIVIMTGLTYFPALALGPIAEALA, translated from the coding sequence GTGAGCGACACGACCTCCGGACTCCTCACCATCGCCGTCCTCGTCGCCCTGCTCGCAGCGGCGTACGCCCCGCTCGGCGACTACATGGCGCGCGTCTTCACCAGCACCCGCCACCTGCGCGTCGAGCGCGTCGTCTACCGGCTGACCGGGGTCGACCCGGGCGCCGAGCAGGGGGCGCGGTCGTACGCCACCAGCGCCGTCGGGTTCAGCCTCGTCAGCGTGGTCGTCCTGATGGCGATCCTGCTCGGCCAGGCCGCGCTCCCGATGAGCCGCGACCTGCCCGGGATGCCGTGGTGGATGTCGTTCAACACCGCGATCTCCTTCGTCACCAACACCAACTGGCAGTCGTACGCCGGTGAGTCGACGCTCGGCTTCACCGCGCAGATGGCGGGCCTGGCCGTCCAGAACTTCCTGAGCGCGGCCGTCGGCATCGCGATCGCCGTCGCGCTGATCCGCGGCTTCGTCCGCCAGCGCAGCGGCACCCTCGGCAACTTCTGGGTCGACCTGACCCGCGCGACCGTGCGGATCCTGCTGCCGCTGTCGTTCGTCGCGGCGATCCTGCTCCTCGCGGGCGGCGTGGTGCAGAGCTTCACCGACACCACGGTCACCACGCTGGCCGGGCACTCGCAGGTGCTCACCGGCGGCCCGGTCGCGAGCCAGGAGGCGATCAAGGAGCTCGGCAACAACGGCGGCGGCTTCTTCAACGCCAACTCCGCGCACCCCTTCGAGAACCCGACCGCGCTCACCAACTTCCTCGAGGTGTTCCTGATCCTCGTGCTGCCGGTCGCGCTCACCCGCACCCTCGGCACGATGCTCGGCAACCGCCGCCAGGGCCGCGCGGTGCTGGCGGTGATGGGCCTGCTCTGGACCGTCTCCCTGGTCGTCACCACGTGGGCCGAGGCCGGCGCCCACTCCGTCGCCGGGCAGGCCGCGGGCGCCGCGATGGAGGGCAAGGAGACCCGCTTCGGCGAGTGGGCGACGGCGCTCTTCGCGGTCGCCACGACGGGGACGTCCACGGGCGCGGTCAACGCCTCCCACGACTCCCTCACCCCGGCCGGTGGCGGGACGGTGCTCGTCAACATGATGCTCGGCGAGATCGTCCCCGGCGGCGTCGGTGCCGGCATCTACGGCATCCTCGTGATGGCGATCCTGACCGTCTTCGTCGCCGGCCTCATGGTCGGCCGGACGCCCGAGCTGCTCGGCAAGAAGATCAGCGCGAGGCAGATGACCTACGTCGCGCTCTACACGCTGACCACCCCGGCCCTCGTCCTCGTCGGCACCGGGGCCGCCATCGCCCGCGGCAGCACCGGCGACGCGATGGGCAACCCGGGCGGCCACGGCTTCAGCGAGGTGCTCTACGCCTACACCTCGGCGGCCAACAACAACGGCAGCGCGTTCGGCGGGATCACGGTGACCTCGGACTTCTTCCAGGTCACCCTCGGCCTCGCGATGCTGCTCGGGCGGTTGCTGCCGATCGTGCTGGTGCTGCTGCTCGCGGGCTCGCTCGCCGAGCAGGGCAAGGTGCCCGCGACCGCCGGCACGCTCCCCACCCACACCCCCCTCTTCGTCGGGATGCTGGTCGGCGTCATCGTGATCATGACCGGCCTCACCTACTTCCCGGCGCTCGCCCTCGGACCGATCGCAGAGGCCCTCGCATGA
- a CDS encoding potassium-transporting ATPase subunit F produces MSLSSSLLVVAVVVIALYVLAALVFPERFE; encoded by the coding sequence ATGTCCCTCTCCAGCAGCCTGCTCGTGGTCGCGGTGGTCGTCATCGCGCTCTACGTCCTTGCAGCCCTCGTCTTCCCGGAGCGCTTCGAGTGA